One window of the Burkholderia ubonensis subsp. mesacidophila genome contains the following:
- a CDS encoding HlyD family secretion protein, translating to MHHDNLHTAPMPASQADAALDARRATRRKRFLVFFAAVLLAAIAWLAAWWIRDRYYEETDDAYVAGAIVQIAAQVPGTVTDVLAGDTHPVRAGQVLVRLDDTEASVAFAQAKAQLAQAVRQVANAKISNTMYVEAVNARRADLSLAQRALAARAGASVEIVAPEELARARAAVAGAQANLAAAQAQLDAARALGSKLPVDESPAVVQAAAQFKLAYRNLKRTTIVAPVDGTVGQRAVQVGQQVGPGVPLMSIVQLKRLWVEANFKEGQIRHMRVGQPVEIVSDIYGARVVYRGRVQGFSAGTGSAFSMLPSQNAAGNWIKVVQRVPVVISIDAADLAAHPLRVGLSMRASVDTHDRGGHALDSEPPTPAESTRVHDGVASEAEAAAAAVIRDNQGG from the coding sequence ATGCACCACGACAACCTTCACACCGCTCCCATGCCGGCATCGCAGGCCGATGCCGCACTCGACGCACGGCGCGCGACGCGCCGCAAGCGCTTTCTCGTGTTCTTCGCGGCCGTGCTGCTGGCCGCCATCGCGTGGCTCGCGGCGTGGTGGATCCGCGACCGCTACTACGAGGAAACCGACGACGCGTACGTGGCCGGCGCCATCGTGCAGATCGCCGCGCAGGTGCCGGGCACGGTCACCGACGTGCTGGCCGGCGACACTCACCCGGTGCGCGCCGGGCAGGTGCTCGTGCGGCTCGACGACACGGAGGCGTCGGTTGCGTTCGCGCAGGCGAAGGCGCAGCTCGCGCAGGCGGTGCGGCAGGTCGCGAACGCGAAGATCTCGAACACGATGTACGTGGAAGCGGTGAACGCGCGGCGCGCGGACCTGTCGCTCGCGCAGCGTGCGCTCGCGGCGCGCGCGGGCGCATCGGTCGAGATCGTCGCGCCGGAGGAGCTGGCGCGCGCCCGCGCGGCCGTTGCAGGCGCGCAGGCGAATCTCGCGGCCGCGCAAGCGCAGCTAGACGCGGCGCGTGCGCTCGGCAGCAAGCTGCCGGTCGACGAGAGCCCGGCCGTCGTGCAGGCGGCCGCGCAGTTCAAGCTTGCGTACCGCAACCTGAAGCGCACGACGATCGTCGCGCCGGTCGATGGCACCGTCGGCCAGCGCGCGGTGCAGGTCGGGCAGCAGGTCGGACCCGGCGTGCCGCTGATGTCGATCGTGCAGTTGAAGCGCCTGTGGGTCGAGGCGAACTTCAAGGAAGGGCAGATCCGGCACATGCGCGTCGGCCAGCCGGTCGAGATCGTGTCGGACATCTATGGCGCGCGGGTCGTCTATCGCGGCCGCGTGCAGGGTTTTTCGGCGGGGACGGGCAGCGCGTTCTCGATGCTGCCGTCGCAGAACGCGGCCGGCAACTGGATCAAGGTCGTGCAGCGCGTGCCGGTCGTGATCTCGATCGACGCGGCGGATCTCGCCGCGCATCCGTTGCGCGTCGGGCTGTCGATGCGGGCGAGCGTCGATACGCACGATCGCGGCGGGCACGCGCTCGACAGCGAGCCGCCGACGCCGGCGGAAAGCACGCGCGTGCACGACGGCGTCGCGAGCGAGGCGGAGGCGGCCGCAGCGGCGGTGATTCGCGACAACCAGGGAGGGTGA
- a CDS encoding efflux transporter outer membrane subunit, whose translation MRSSRKKTGWTAGALAALLALSGCAPSGFLPSLSLRAPADDALAHTAGPGAAGAWPAPDWVRQLQDPQLDQLVAEALQQNPDLQVAQARLRIAQAQLQQFDALTGLTGTAGATVNRARMPQPGDIADVTIGGYKVPVQIFGDPAASPSSAFVALNYQLDLWGRNKAATKSLMSLRDAARVEADQVRLAMSTAIVTVYCQLDQAYAARDLLQQKMKVSQRVTTVLRERTARGIDNAYDASDASIKRSRLLGQIALNDEQIKLAQLQLGVLSGRGPERGLALQRPNVGKFGAFGDAALPARLPAGLLGRRPDIVAARLRVEAAYANADSTRAQFFPDVNLIGLGGVFALTPASLFSRDALAGSVGPAVSLPIFDRGRLKAKLGADVAQADVAIGLYNKTVDDALGQVAQLVSSLQTSQALVAQQQDAVAAAQKIVQIATDRHRRGLLMQKDVDVAQLSLIDERTQLIDLLGKQRTLRVGLIGALGGGFDSDPAPAARATPNAHAKRGAASANRTAIARAPAAGPSLSDAPSNPMFQHDRLVVTQSD comes from the coding sequence ATGCGGAGTTCGAGGAAGAAGACCGGCTGGACGGCCGGCGCGTTGGCCGCATTGCTGGCGTTGAGCGGCTGCGCGCCGTCGGGGTTCCTGCCGTCGCTGTCGTTGCGCGCGCCGGCCGACGATGCGCTCGCGCACACGGCCGGCCCCGGCGCGGCCGGCGCGTGGCCCGCGCCGGACTGGGTCAGGCAGTTGCAGGACCCGCAGCTCGATCAGCTGGTCGCGGAGGCACTGCAGCAGAATCCGGACCTGCAGGTCGCGCAGGCGCGGCTGCGGATCGCGCAGGCGCAGCTGCAGCAGTTCGACGCGCTGACCGGGCTGACCGGCACCGCCGGCGCGACGGTCAACCGCGCGCGCATGCCGCAGCCGGGCGACATCGCCGACGTGACGATCGGCGGCTACAAGGTGCCGGTGCAGATCTTCGGCGATCCGGCCGCGTCGCCGTCGTCGGCGTTCGTCGCGCTGAACTACCAGCTCGACCTGTGGGGCAGGAACAAGGCCGCGACGAAGAGCCTGATGTCGCTGCGCGACGCGGCGCGCGTCGAGGCCGACCAGGTGCGGCTTGCGATGTCGACCGCGATCGTCACCGTCTACTGCCAGCTCGACCAGGCCTACGCGGCGCGCGACCTGCTGCAGCAGAAGATGAAGGTCAGCCAGCGGGTCACGACGGTGCTGCGCGAGCGCACCGCGCGCGGCATCGACAACGCGTACGACGCGAGCGACGCATCGATCAAGCGCAGCCGCCTGCTCGGGCAGATCGCGCTGAACGACGAGCAGATCAAGCTCGCGCAACTGCAGCTCGGCGTGCTGTCGGGGCGCGGCCCGGAACGCGGTCTCGCGCTGCAGCGGCCCAACGTCGGCAAATTCGGCGCGTTCGGCGATGCGGCGCTGCCCGCGCGGCTGCCGGCCGGCCTGCTCGGCCGCCGGCCCGACATCGTCGCCGCGCGGCTGCGCGTCGAGGCCGCGTATGCGAACGCCGACTCGACGCGCGCGCAGTTCTTTCCGGACGTGAACCTCATCGGGCTCGGCGGCGTGTTCGCGCTGACGCCCGCGTCGCTGTTCTCGCGCGACGCGCTGGCTGGCTCGGTCGGCCCGGCGGTGTCGCTGCCGATCTTCGACCGCGGCCGGCTGAAGGCGAAGCTCGGCGCGGACGTCGCGCAGGCGGACGTCGCGATCGGCCTGTACAACAAGACCGTCGACGACGCGCTCGGGCAGGTCGCGCAGCTCGTCTCGTCGCTGCAGACCTCGCAGGCGCTCGTCGCGCAGCAGCAGGACGCGGTGGCCGCCGCGCAGAAGATCGTGCAGATCGCGACCGACCGTCACCGGCGCGGGCTGCTGATGCAGAAGGACGTCGACGTCGCGCAGCTGTCGCTGATCGACGAGCGCACGCAACTGATCGACCTGCTCGGCAAGCAGCGCACGCTGCGCGTCGGGCTGATCGGCGCGCTCGGCGGCGGCTTCGACTCGGACCCGGCGCCGGCGGCGCGCGCAACGCCGAACGCACATGCGAAGCGCGGCGCTGCATCCGCTAACCGAACCGCGATCGCGCGCGCGCCGGCCGCCGGCCCAAGCCTGTCCGACGCGCCGTCGAATCCGATGTTCCAGCACGACCGCCTGGTCGTCACGCAAAGCGACTGA
- a CDS encoding glycosyltransferase family 2 protein produces the protein MAALGALVILYHPTDAQLAALDALRRASDALLVVDNTPQPDARARDVCARDRIALLHHGNRGGIAGAFNAGLATLFREQVDAVALFDQDSTVPEAYFPAMRGVCAGLAPRAFLAGPRIFDENARSFLPELSSNGLTLRRLSIEPGAAMQRCAFLISSGCVVSRDAYDALGPFDETLFIDHVDTEYSFRALARNVPLYVVPSLVLPHRIGAKRRHAIGPFAITSTNHPWQRRYYGARNAVQLGMQYGLRFPVAIVPSLLTLWQIVQIVLVERDKLAKLGGMVLGIADGLFGRLGPLERTRPRLAARVPHVRQG, from the coding sequence GACGCGCTGCGGCGCGCCAGCGACGCGCTGCTCGTCGTCGACAACACGCCGCAGCCGGACGCGCGGGCCCGCGACGTCTGCGCGCGCGACCGCATCGCGCTGCTGCATCACGGCAACCGCGGCGGCATCGCGGGCGCGTTCAACGCGGGGCTCGCGACGCTGTTTCGCGAGCAGGTCGACGCGGTCGCCTTGTTCGACCAGGATTCGACGGTGCCGGAGGCTTACTTCCCGGCGATGCGCGGCGTCTGCGCGGGGCTCGCGCCGCGCGCGTTCCTGGCCGGCCCGCGCATCTTCGACGAGAACGCGCGCAGCTTCCTGCCGGAGCTGTCGTCCAACGGCCTCACGCTGCGCCGCCTGTCGATCGAGCCGGGCGCCGCGATGCAGCGCTGCGCGTTCCTGATCTCGTCGGGCTGCGTCGTGTCGCGCGACGCGTACGACGCGCTCGGCCCGTTCGACGAGACGCTCTTCATCGATCACGTCGACACCGAATACTCCTTCCGCGCGCTCGCGCGCAACGTGCCGCTCTACGTCGTGCCGTCGCTCGTGCTGCCGCACCGGATCGGCGCGAAGCGGCGCCATGCGATCGGTCCTTTCGCGATCACGTCGACGAATCATCCGTGGCAGCGGCGCTATTACGGCGCGCGCAACGCCGTGCAGCTCGGCATGCAGTACGGCCTGCGCTTTCCGGTGGCGATCGTGCCGAGCCTGCTGACGCTATGGCAGATCGTGCAGATCGTGCTCGTCGAACGCGACAAGCTCGCGAAGCTCGGCGGCATGGTGCTCGGCATCGCCGACGGGCTGTTCGGCCGGCTCGGCCCGCTCGAGCGCACGCGTCCGCGCCTGGCCGCGCGGGTGCCGCACGTGCGACAAGGGTGA